A stretch of DNA from Coccidioides posadasii str. Silveira chromosome 1, complete sequence:
GCCCGTGGCGGCAGAGATGAAATGCGAACGTGCATGCATGAACCATATTATCGGGACTCCAGTTACCAGTCCCTAAACTCCAGCTTGTCCACAGCATCTTTTTGCCTTCGACTTGTCCATGTGACATTTGCCAGAGCTGAGATGAACCACATTGCCGATTCATCTACTCCGGAAAAGGCTCGTAAAGACATCCAGTCCCAACTGCGGACGCAGCTGGACTTTTAGTGGACGACGCTGCTGCGAAGGTATCTCCCCAACGTAGATGTGAATGTACCGGTCAAGTACCTTCGGCATTTAGGAAGTACTCCAATGGTACCGTATTTCTCAGGTGACTTTCCCTGTCAATGCCGGTATCCTGCACAAGCCCGCGCCATACACGGTTTTATGTCAGAAACAAGCTTTAAGAAGCAGCAAAAGGAGACATGTCATCATCTGATCACGGTCcgtctactccgtattgcGATGCTGACTTAAATGTATGCAAGTTAAAGCAGTGAAGCAAGCCACCGCTGTCTGAGTGTCGTCCCGCACCTGTATAGGGAATCAATTAGATTTATTGAGAAGTCAGGCGGGGTATCAAGCAAGATCAAAGTAATGCATGAATACACAATATTATTCTCCTGTTGTGTGCTGCTATTTCTGGGGTAACTGTTTTGAAATTAGCGCAAAGTCATTTCCCCAGGGATATCTATGCGTGGATCCTAGATGCAAGAGATACTTTGTCCAAAAATAAATACCTCCAGTGTGATCTGCCACCCGTCATGCCCTCCAAGAACTGCTCCTCATACTGGAGTTCGCCTCGGCACGGGGTGAGGATCCTTGGCTCGACACATTAGTTACCTAAGCTTTTCATGgggtaactagttagttaactaactatcGAATTATCAGTTTACACATTGTGAACGTGGCACGGACGATTCTATTCGATCGGACCTTGTTCGCTTTCCGGCTTGGAATCGAAAAGGAGGCGCTCCGTACGGAGAACGCGAAAAACGTACATCCATGTACCGAAAGCCCGGAGCATTTTCTTCGCTGGGCAGAACTCTCACCGCACCAGCCACGTCATTCAACCAAAATCACCTCATTGGAAATCCCGGGTAGGGACACTTGCGCAGCTCGACGAGAAATGTCGCGACTGCATGGCTTCTTTCACCGGAAACAGTTAATTCCCACAATGACTCCCGTATGCATGTGCTTTAGGCTCCGGTAGCTTTCGGGATTTAGCGACAGATGAATATCAGGAGGGAGAAAATACATTGCGCCTATTTTCCCGAACCTGTCCTGTGCAAGACCATATCATCTCCGTTAGTTCCGAGTCCATCTAAATGAGTCAGAATTCAAATTTGTTTCACATTTGAGTCGCCGAGCGAAGTAAACTGAACTCCTCTTGGGCCACTGCCTCCTTTAAACTTTGGGAGGCTCTTGGGGCAATAATTCACAAAAAGGAATGCGAACTCGCCCAATTAAAGTGAGGAGTCAAAGCACGCAAAAAGCAAAGCGAAAATTCCTTAGCAGGAGTTCGTGTGATTCCGGTGATATCCCCTCAGCCAACGGCAGTCACACCGAAGGCTTTGAGCAGGATGACTCGCATTAGCCTCAGTTCAACCACCCCAGGGCTGAAACCGGGCAAAACCCCCACGATTGGGTTTCTGATGCCTCACAAGCACCACACCATCAGTTGTCTAGTCTGGTACGGGAGAGGTGCCGTGTTTGGGCACCAACACGGAGGTGTTCATGGGCAAGCTCACATATCAGAGGGCAACGGGCTCGTCGTTGGGTCAAAGCCTGGGGTGATTCGCTTCCCATCGATGAAACGAAGGATTTCGATCGCTTCAGACCGGAGATCACGATGGTCGGCTGATTCAGCAAATGGCCACGTGATTCAGGGGGAAGCCTCAGACGAAGCCTCTTCATGGCGTCACTTTCGCCCTTTCGCATCCCAAGAGTGCAAAGCTTTGATTTACGAGTGTCATGAGCCGGGAGGCATTTTATTATTACGTGTTGCTGACGGAGcaggacaggttagaagAGGAGGGATTATTTGACCCCGGTTGAGCATTAATCTGTGGCTCCTTAATAAAGCTGTATTTCGGCGCCTATCTTTGCAGCATTTAACCGCGTGAGCCAGAGTTGATGTTATTATCCGCGCGCATTTGGGATCGTCCTTATTTATGCCTGATGACATCTGGTTATACTGGGCGTCGAATCATGTTAATGAAATCAGGAGAGCGTTGAGCGCTCTCAGATCAAAGCTGCAGCATCAAGTACTTACCATCAACCGTAGCTCCTGGGAATTATTTCAGTCCTGCCTCCAGTCTTCGAGTCAGACTCGGAAACTTTAGATTTCAGAAATACACCGCGGTGTCATACTCAAGAGAAGCACTGCTTAATCAAACTTTTGCCGCAGAAATGACAGATGTGCGCGGTGTGCCAAATAGCATATCCCAAACTCTTATTGTCCCCGTCAAATCTGCTTGCGCGTCGTGAGATCTAATCAAGAAAATCTTTTTGTAGATTTTTGGGTGGGAGCCGTTGATCAACCACAACGTCAAAGCTTTGCTGAATCTCGCCTCTCTGGCTTCGCCCCCCGGGCCCCGCGCCCCCGGCGCGGGGGGGGGCCGCCTAAATGATGCGGCGGCATAGCCGCTCGTTGTCTTGCCTACGCCGTGATGGAATACACAGGATTGCCACTTCTCCTCAGGCAGAAGAACAAGGTGTTGAAGGGCTAATACTCCCTATATCGGTATTTTACTTAAATGGGCGTTCGAAGCGCGAGGACTTGGGCCTCGCGTCTCACATTCATCAAGCGCGCGTCACAGCCAACGTTCCGCTGCTGGCGGTGTGTATAACATGTATGGAGTATCCGTACGGAACCTACAATGGCACTGTGCATTCGTAGTGTATCATCAAGCATTGTTGATACCTCTCATATAGATAGTCGTCTTTCGACTTCAGGGAAGATTAGGTGCATGGAGCCGAACAAGGTTCAGCAGTTCACTGGTTAACTCTCATAAGTTGCGACGGCCAATCGGCATCATCCACCCGAGGACAACGCCTCTTCTGGCTTGACTTGTCTTGGATTTATCCTCTAATAATCGTAAAGAGAAATATTTTAGCTCGCGAAGGGCCGGCTGGCCTAATGGTAAGGCGTCTCTTTCCGGCTATCCACTCCGGAACCTGGAGAAGATTGCAGGTTCGAATCCTGCGTCGGTCGAATATCTTTTTGTATAGGGATTTTATCTGGTagctttcctttttttttcttttcttccggGCAACCGTGCTATCGCTGACCGCTTGATCCTAGAGTTCTTCAGCTAGACCTGTTGGGAGTACTATCTCGTTCCAGCGGTGAGAGGAATGACGATGCTTAGAGTTCGCTACGTACCCATAGTCGTTTCATCTACCAATTTCTTCGCGAAAATACGGTGTGTAGACATTCCTTCTCTGTCTACGGAATACTTGTCAAGGAATACGATGCATGGATTGTTTGGCCCCTCCCTATTCCATACTCCCTCGAAAAATGGTAGCATCTATTGTAGAGGCCATGTGACCATGGTTATGAGATAACAGTCTTCTGGTGGACATGTCCAACGTTTATAATAATAACATAGATAGTACATCAAAGGAAGACTTTGCTCCGTCTTGAAAGAGGGTTAGACCCCTAAGAATGACTCGACTTGCCCAGTTGTTTCGCACCTCTATTGCTACCTCAGCTTCGAGATATGGTATTCTCGCAAGTGGCCTAAGGGACGAAGCAAAATTCAGTGACACCCATAAGAGCAATACAGGCAACCTCGATCTCCGGTTATCCGTTTTCACGGGCCTCACCCTTGCGACCTTAAACCATCTCGACGAAGGATCTTAACAAAGGCCAGGAGACCCACCAATTGCATCTCTGTTAGGTTGAAGCCAGACAGGCCTGAGGCCATTTCCTTCCGCTGACCTTCAAGCTGGGAGTGAAACTGCAATCTTCCCTAGACATCGCACAGGAAATTTGAGCAACCTTTCACAGCATGATGCCGCAGCAAACGTAATTCATTTTGGCAGGTATTATGAGCCCGGTTGCATGCTTCCCCGTGTGTGCACCATTCATGGACGGTGATCATCGGGGAATACGCCGAGTCCAAGAACAACTATCAGCCCGCCAAGCATCAGTCAAACCAAGGGTCCCATATGCGCTGATGGGATATTAGGAGCGACTGCTGTCTCCATTTCTGTGAGCCCAGTCGATATTGTGTATGTCTCCGCTCGTCAAATTTCACATCGACCATCGCAAGTCTTATGCAGTGTAATCCAATACCCGCTCATTACCCTGCCTCGTATTCGAGTGAATGGGCAAAAGGGGGGGAATTCATCTTTCGCATTCCCGAAATCAGAAAGGCGCATGGAAGACTGGGCAGTGAGATGACAACAAAGCTCTCCCCAAAATGGGGTCAAGCAAAATTGTACGACTCTCTGAGAGGACCTCCTTGAAAGCATCCTCGCCGATCCCAAGGCAAATTCACATGTTTCGAGACTGGCATCCAGATGGAAATCCAAGTACAGAGTCAATGCTGACTTGGCCTGACACGACATGCTGGATAGTGTGCGGAGTAAAAACGCCCCTTTTCTATCATATCATCATCCAGGCCGGGTTAATCCATGAATGGGCACTTTCAACCGAACAGCAGCTGGAATACAAATTCCTCGTCGACAGCAGAAGGAACGCCCcagaagtactccgtacacggTTGCTCTCAAAGTACTTCAAGAAGTTTGAGTACTTCACGGTACTTGTTAGTTTTGTATATCCATACGTAGTCCGTCAACGTCACGGATTCGATAGAATATGTCGGTTCGACGCTGTCGTCCTCTTTCAAACTTTCCTGAAACATGCCGCAAAGCAACAGATCCGGACAGTCCGGTTCGACTGGCTTGATTGGCAAGCTGGATGCCAGTAATGATGCCATCATGCCGCTCCAGTAGTCTCCCTATGACAAATTCACGACGCCCAATGTGGTTGCCACAGAACAGCCCACCTCACACAGCCTTGCAGATCCAGATTGATTCCACCGTATCAATCGAATGGTCCAGCTTACACGTTAGCCCGAACCTGCAGCCTACGCCTCATCTCGGAATTTCAAGAGGCTGGCTGGACACCGGGGGTATGATGTCGCAAAAAGGGAACAATATGCTGCCCAACATTGCCAGGCTGACAAGTTATCCGTATTAGCCAGGAAATAACCCGTGCCTGCTTCATTTTCCATCTTGCGATGTCGCACTTCCCGCAGCGCATTCGAACGGCTACCTACCTGACATTGCATGAGGATCAACCATTGCAAATTCCCGAACACTCACTGCATGCCATTAATTTGCTGCGTAATCGCAGTTATTGGTCACCTAAACCCATGCTTGGAAATTCTGACTTCGCCCCAGGTAGACCGAAGCCCCCGTCTGAAACCAATGTACTCCCGTGTCAGAGTCTTTGTTAAGGTTTGAAGCGCAGCTGCACGAACATGGTGTGTGACAGCTGAAGATAACTGGTTCAGTCTGTTATGCAGGATGAAGTTGAATCACTGGGAATTTCATGAGCAGAGATACTCCATATTCGACTGCAACTTCTGGTGATCCTTGCCAAGTTACCAGAGTGAGGCTTCGATAGAGAATCTTTTCGTTCCGTTTGTTGGCAACAAAACCGGAAGAACAAGGAAGTGTTACGCCGCCGAGAAGTGCAGAACGCAGCAAATCCGAGGCTCCACCGTCAATTTCTGGATACCATCACGGCAGATGCCGGGAGTGGCTTTTCGGCCCTTTTGACCACGAACGAATACGTTTTATGTCCTGAAATGAATAAAAGTCGAGCACATAAACAGCTCGAAAAAAAAGGCGGTCAGATCCATTGAGCCAAAGAGGATGGGAACGGGATAGAAGCACTATCGTTCGTTTCGGCATAAGAAGTCTGGATTGTACTGTCGAAGTGACCATGCAATGCACCATGATGTGGCCCTTGGTCAGGCATTCTCATGAGGCGGTGAAGACGCGCTATTGGAGGGCCTCGAGCGAGTCCAGAACCTAGGCCTCCAAGCCTGAGAGGGCTTATCACATCATCCGAAGCATAAGCCCAAACACGACAAAATCTGCTGCAGTTCTGAAGATATATAttggaaaagagtacataCCCTTTCGCCAGAGACTCCCATAATTGAAACAGTGTGCTCAAATCCCCCCCAAAGATTTGTAGAGAGCAGAGCTCGAATTGGGCACGAATTCTGCATAGATTTTGGCTCCAAAAATTTTTGAGATCGACACTGTAGTCGTTAACTTTGAATGAACGCCTTTCTCGGTGCCATCTAAGAATCGTGTGGGGTTTCATCGAATACGATCGCCTTCACGAACCATGAAGGGCTTGAGCCGAGCCAACTCACGAACCATTGTGGAAAGCTGGAGATAACCATTTTACCCCAAGCAGATGCCATGGAACCCCCTAAAGCCTGAAGTTTGCGTAGCTCGATCCCTCACCAGCAGAATTCCCCGCAAACCTGTGATCCACAGTGACTGGGCCTGGCTGGGCAAAACTAAATTCCATTGACCTGCAGCAGAAAAGTAATGTTCAATTTCACTAATTCTTGCTATCATATTGCCATTGTTTGCCCAACGTGCTTATGACAAAACCTTGCTTGATGCCCTTTTAGCATCTCAAGCATGAAGCGATGTTGCTCGAGCATTTCCCTTTTGTGCAGCCCGCAGCAACTGCCGATCATGTGACCTGCCATCACTCTGACAGCCCAGACGTCAGGCCATGGGCAGCGAGAACAGCTGGCTGAAAGAACCTAGGACCAAGCTGGTGAACAACAATGCCTTCTTTATTGAATCAAATTTGGTGCCAGAGACATTTGCCATGAGGGAGCAGAGCTCACCTCCAGGTGAATGAAGCCTTTGATATCGAGCTGATGATGTGTGAATATATCAAGTTTATGGGATGATCTCACATGTGACTCTTGAGATTACCCAGTGCTCGCTTCTTGTTCAGAGCAGATACAAGGCTGCTTTGCCTCACATCTGTCAATGCAATTTCGCTGAGATGAAGTcaaatctactgttgaaaGCCAACAATCACACAGCTTGCATCTCCGGGTCCCTTTCCTGAGGGGTTTCTTTTCGAACAACGGAAGCTTGTTCCAGGGCTACAGCAAGCCCTCTTTTCTTTGTCCTTAATTTTCTCCTTAAATCGGACTTTGTCTACTTGAGCAAATGCCCTTTCCTTACCAAGCCATCAACAATGGATGCCCTACCAGTGAATGGATAGAGATCTAATGGAGAGCCTGATGCTCAATAAAAGAGAATTACAAATTGTAGTGGCCTTTTGGATGCTGTGATATTTAAAGCTGAAGAGCTCCTGGACTTCCACCTTTATCTTTCCATGCTGCTTTTCGGTTACAGAAAAATTTTCCTTGCCTTTGATTTCCATACTCCAAGTCTATGCTTCTAGGATTACCCATAGTCATAGGCAATCAACTCGAAATTATCTTTAAATAAGTAAAATTTGTTCATTTGACTAGAGCAGGCTATGGCAACCCATCAGCGGGGCCGACAGAGCCCACAGAGCCCGTGGCAGCATGTCCGGCGCGGAAGGGTAAGAGCTCCGCAGTCCGTGTGCCTATGGCACGTTACCATTTCCATGTGTTTCACTAACCAAGATCAGTTGACTGCGATGTTTACCGAATGGCCCTTCGATTGCTGGAGGAGCCCTAACCCGGTGGGCTTTGCAAATGATAGTGGCGTCGCTTGTTATCGGAATTGTATACTAGTGGTACTGATGCATATGCCCGCTTTTGTACAATGGCTCTATCTTCACATTTCGGCTCCTTGTAAAGAAATGGATACGACTTATGGGTGCGTTGCGTGTTACCTAGCCTACCTGGCTAGGAAGTATCGGGAGTACGGTAAAGAGAAAAGTCAAGCCGAATTCAACAGTCTAGCCCGGGACTTTTGGGAGTGCTGTCGAGGGAAGTTCTGGGCTGTGGATGCTACCGCACAGCAAGATTGTGAGGAGTTTTTCTTAGCCCTTATAAATAACTTGATGGCCGAATTTGACATCCCAGGACGGTACGAAGTTGATCCTTAGCTTCCTATGTGATTATGGTGACTGAATACTTTCCAATTGTTATAGGGATGTCCAGCCTTTGACACACATGTTCCAAACGGTGTATAAAGTGCGGACCAAATGCCAGAACTGTGGCATAGTTTCTTATTCTCCAAAGAGCATCGACTACGTTTTGCGCACTTCTCCGCCCGAGACCGGCTCATTAACACTCCATGAAGCCATTGAGAGGACCTTTACTGAACACACTTCAGATTATCATTGCATTGATTGCAGACATACCGGGCCAGCAGTCCGTCGTACAGTCATTAGGGATGCGCCTGAAATTCTCGTCATTCGGGTTAACCGCCACCGCTCTGGGGGAGGCAAGCTAGTAAATAAGATACGATACAATGAGAAATTTGACTTGACCGGCGCTCTTGAACCGTATGCGAGAGATAAGGATAAGGAGCTCTTGAAATATGAGCTCTACAGCACGATTTTCCATGAAGGAAATGACGTCCACGGCGGTCATTACTACGCACATGTGAGAACCCCCGATGATAGATGGGTATATGTGAACGACGAGGATATCGGAGAGTCTTCTGCGAGCGACGCTCTCGGGGATAACACGGAGGGGCACTCTGCCTCAAGTGTGCCATATGTTTTGATCTATATCCGAAAACCTTTCAACTGTCCGGACCCTGTATCCAAGTTGACAACTGACGACAGTTTATTCCACGAAACTTTAGCGACTATCGACGAATCAGCGATAAAGCATATCGAGCAGACGGACCGACCGTCAGGTCAAGACGTGCAAAATCCTGCAAGTCCGAATGACAACAGATCTGAGGCAGATTTAAAGGCGAGTTTTGAGTTCCCAAACCCGGGAGAGGATTCAGATATCGAGGTTGGAAACTCGCCTCCAATTCGTTCTGGCATGCCCGCGCCTGTTGCGACAAAGTGGGAGGGCCAACCGGCAGAGATCACAGTCAAGGTAACTATGGGCGAAATGGTTTTGACGGGAGTATTAAGGGGTATATTAAAAAGAAGCCGCAGGCAAGTCTCTTCTCCTCGCAGAGGTTCGCTTCCGCCGGAAAGGCCACAAGGCGTGACAAAGAGACACAGGTTATCGAAGCAAACCACCAGGAACGCGCAGACAGCGGAGGATGCATCCGGCGATACAACCCCAAAGGCCACTACTCAAACATCTGCAGCAGAGGCTGGTTGTCATCAATAGCTTTTCTTGGGAGTTTGTGGTTGGACGCTGTGTTGGCAATGGATTTTGATTGTTCATGGCAAGGTGTTTCGTGCTTGTTGTTGGTATCAGAAGTTTGACTTTTGGAATATAACTACACCTCGAAAGATTTCACAGTTCCTTGCTGGATTAAATCGTATTGTCTTCGAGGGATAGCGAAATCTGGCTAAATATACCCAATCTTGAAACCTAGCACTAACCTCTTTCTCCGACCTCATGAAACCCCGCCGCCACTTTGTCGTCGTTGACATAGCTACCATAAACCCTTGAACCATGGAATCTGGATATCAGTTTAATACCCTCCCTACCCCATCAGTCTTCCTAACATCAGTCATCCGTGAACTTTCAAGCATTGTTCTGGAGCCAGTATCAACATCTCCTAGCCCTGGTGTCCTACGTGCTCCTCATAATTCGGACTCAGTTCACAACCCACTCTCGTCCCTATCTCCCGAAACACTAGCAAAAGTCGAGCCTATCCTTTTGACACTTCATTGCCTCTTCCCTAATGAATTCCTCTTAGCCTTGGATCTCCTAGACCGGAAACTCATCAGAAAATACCTTCGCACAAACACTTCTACTGCACAAGATACCACACACGGAACGTACTTTGTGCTCTCTTCGTCGACAAGAATAGAGAAACAACCAACTAGAAGCTCAAGTCAGGCACCCCGCTCCCCACCAGGTGCTAGCCAGCAGCATTCAGGAATCGACCTACCGGAAAGGTATTACGAAATCCACCTCCATTCATGGAATTGCACTTGTCCCGCTTTTGCAGTGGCGTCATTCTCGTCTCTGAGCCAGGATACACCAGAGCTGGAGTCTAGTGATCTCAAGGAAGCGGACGGTCATATCACGCAGGACTGGCGATTCGGTGGCTTACTTGCACGGGGAATAACGGGCGGTGGGAGCGGAGATCGATGCTCATCTAGCCCGGCGATATGTAAGCATTTGCTTGCTTGTGCTCTCGCATCCCAGTGCCCGGACCTATTTGCGCATGGAGTCGAACAAATTGCCGTGAATGAAGCGGAAATGGCAGCCCTGTATGCCGGATGAAATTCTTACGAAAAGGCCAATTCTACGCTACAGATATAACCCTTTGTGAGATTATGGGGCGATGATTTGTATTCTGTGACGTCGACAGGCCAGGGTTAACTTACAGTATTCACCTGTAGCCTACGAACTATACATCTCTGGGAGGTGTTTTGAGTTATCAAATACGGAAAA
This window harbors:
- a CDS encoding uncharacterized protein (EggNog:ENOG410PIZR~COG:O~MEROPS:MER0002652), with protein sequence MDTTYGCVACYLAYLARKYREYGKEKSQAEFNSLARDFWECCRGKFWAVDATAQQDCEEFFLALINNLMAEFDIPGRDVQPLTHMFQTVYKVRTKCQNCGIVSYSPKSIDYVLRTSPPETGSLTLHEAIERTFTEHTSDYHCIDCRHTGPAVRRTVIRDAPEILVIRVNRHRSGGGKLVNKIRYNEKFDLTGALEPYARDKDKELLKYELYSTIFHEGNDVHGGHYYAHVRTPDDRWVYVNDEDIGESSASDALGDNTEGHSASSVPYVLIYIRKPFNCPDPVSKLTTDDSLFHETLATIDESAIKHIEQTDRPSGQDVQNPASPNDNRSEADLKASFEFPNPGEDSDIEVGNSPPIRSGMPAPVATKWEGQPAEITVKVTMGEMVLTGVLRGILKRSRRQVSSPRRGSLPPERPQGVTKRHRLSKQTTRNAQTAEDASGDTTPKATTQTSAAEAGCHQ
- a CDS encoding uncharacterized protein (EggNog:ENOG410PIZR~COG:O~BUSCO:16364at33183); its protein translation is MESGYQFNTLPTPSVFLTSVIRELSSIVLEPVSTSPSPGVLRAPHNSDSVHNPLSSLSPETLAKVEPILLTLHCLFPNEFLLALDLLDRKLIRKYLRTNTSTAQDTTHGTYFVLSSSTRIEKQPTRSSSQAPRSPPGASQQHSGIDLPERYYEIHLHSWNCTCPAFAVASFSSLSQDTPELESSDLKEADGHITQDWRFGGLLARGITGGGSGDRCSSSPAICKHLLACALASQCPDLFAHGVEQIAVNEAEMAALYAG